In a single window of the Streptomyces cinnabarinus genome:
- a CDS encoding DUF6214 family protein, with protein sequence MSVWPAWEVRESAGATAWFQVRLAFTDGARVDALAVVSADGVSIEDVRAQPALSLHDLAVLADWIEDPLFEACGMTREDEAADGEEYAGARRARPAWPRGSEGRWLIAQEYRAAQEEGFDPVLAVMCATGHSRRKSLKLISQARDAGYLTPRHARR encoded by the coding sequence GTGTCCGTGTGGCCCGCGTGGGAAGTGCGGGAGAGCGCGGGCGCGACCGCGTGGTTCCAGGTCAGGCTCGCGTTCACCGACGGCGCCCGGGTCGACGCGCTCGCGGTGGTGTCCGCGGACGGCGTCTCCATCGAGGACGTACGGGCCCAGCCGGCGCTGTCCCTGCACGATCTGGCGGTGCTCGCCGACTGGATCGAGGACCCCCTGTTCGAGGCCTGCGGAATGACGCGGGAGGACGAAGCCGCCGACGGCGAGGAGTACGCCGGCGCCCGGCGGGCCCGGCCCGCGTGGCCGCGGGGGAGCGAGGGGCGGTGGCTGATCGCCCAGGAGTACCGGGCGGCCCAGGAGGAGGGCTTCGACCCCGTGCTGGCGGTCATGTGCGCCACCGGTCACAGCCGCCGCAAGTCGCTCAAGCTGATCTCCCAGGCCCGTGACGCGGGGTACCTGACACCCCGGCACGCCCGCCGCTGA